The genomic DNA GATAAATCTTTCTGGATTTTTATTGAAAACAGCGTTAACAGCTGCATAAGAAACTGATCTCAAAAGGGGATCTCCTGAAAACAGACCAATCTCTAATAAGTCTTTTACTTTCATACCAACCTCAGCTTTACTTTCTGGTTTTCCGTCTAACCCCATACATTTGTAAAATTCTTCACATTTTCCTAAAGTATCTTCGCGATTTGTTGCAACAAATCCAGTTCTACCATCACTTAACTTTACAGCTGTTTCTCCAATCCCTATTACAAAATCCTCAATAAATTCATCTGTAACATTTTCCAATGCTTTTATATATAGTTTTTTTGCTATAGACATATTATCACCCCATTTTTTAAGATTCAAAATTATTATACTATTTTTAACATTATTAATCAAATATAATTTAAAAAATTTTGTAAGAAATAGATGGTAAAATAGAAATAACAAAAAAAATCAAAGGAGGTATTTTTCGTGAGAAGTATATTACAAGATCTAACCCCAGAATTTTTAAAAATATTAAACAAAGATAAAATTTTTTGGTTTGATGGGTGGAAAGAATATAAGCAAACTCGTCCAAAGATTATACGTGAATATGAAAAATTAGAAAATTTAAATGAAAATAAAGTTAAGGAAAGACTAAATGCAATTAGAAGAAAAGATTTGGATATGTTTAAACAATATTGGGAAAATAATTTTTTAGAAATAAAAAAAGAGATGGTTATGAAATTATCAAGAAATGCTGAATATTTTCAATTAAAGCGCGGAGACTTTGTTGTGTTTATTATGGGATTATTAGGATTAAATTCTCATTACTATATAGAAACATATTATGGAACAGTAATAGTAGTTGATTCTTTTTATCATTTCTTATATAAAGAAGACATTAATAAAACTATAGAGAATTCCATTATTAACTTTATAAAAAATAATCCTGTTAATGAAA from Marinitoga hydrogenitolerans DSM 16785 includes the following:
- a CDS encoding GAF domain-containing protein; this encodes MRSILQDLTPEFLKILNKDKIFWFDGWKEYKQTRPKIIREYEKLENLNENKVKERLNAIRRKDLDMFKQYWENNFLEIKKEMVMKLSRNAEYFQLKRGDFVVFIMGLLGLNSHYYIETYYGTVIVVDSFYHFLYKEDINKTIENSIINFIKNNPVNEKRALFGKVLSQIEKIIYDNNNINKVMEKIVKILYENIEYYNWVGFYLTDKNNKNMLKLGPYLGEPTEHINIPFGKGICGQAASTKNTFIVQDVTKESNYLSCSEKTKAEIVIPIIDKSGNVFGELDIDSHKLNPFTIEDTQFLEEIIDLFVKKFF